A window from Drosophila subobscura isolate 14011-0131.10 chromosome O, UCBerk_Dsub_1.0, whole genome shotgun sequence encodes these proteins:
- the LOC117896404 gene encoding phosphatidylinositide phosphatase SAC2 isoform X2, translating into MEVFQTDSHYIFVKRDKSLWWNRKTSEFAIKAGWDLSSVDDIECIGVTHGIVGVISLPNVYDPHLVVIKEATAVGVLYPPHLVYKIKSICILSAEEPDAELSNCTKHTKSNQSTPTHSSASTAAQNNNANATSGGGGTGSGSGSGSSKSTKLFEGMNKTWGAVKSAGNTIKNTTQQAANMATKQVKSSVGIREPKHIERRITEELHKIFDDTDSFYFSFDCDITNNLQRHEAKMEESQPQPDERFFWNMHMIQDILKMNDKTWILPIIQGFVQVEPCVIGNECFTLALVSRRSRHRAGTRYKRRGVDEKGNCANYVETEQILSFRHHQLSFTQVRGSVPIYWSQPGYKYRPPARLDRGVAETQQAFELHFTKELETYGRVCIVNLVEQSGKEKLIGDAYADHVIKYNNELMIYVTFDFHDYCRGMRFENVSALIDAVGPEAGAMGFHWRDQRGMICNQKSVFRVNCMDCLDRTNVVQTAIGKAVLESQLVKLGLSPPYTPIPEQLKSPFMVLWANNGDIISRQYAGTNALKGDYTRTGERKISGMMKDGMNSANRYYLARFKDSYRQATIDLMLGNQVSSESLSALGGQAAPDENDAVENAEHAKMLVEDCRRLLLGSAQYPVGAWGLIDADPSSGDASETEVDSILLLTDDCYIVAEYDSHLDKIVRFEKVQLQQLRIIELGMHQQTKMFQGPAPAHLCLRLNYSVEGQEGYFHMFRSANLRFFNNMAYVIKTQEELAESLSSIVEMFRIALDNAGNTDVHYITGGVLQRRKSKVPMLDVPKSGMPRNLSESQLVQISSKALSNVAGQFSKLGQTFKKPSSSATQHQGHLAATFNPQAIEAGQEAAEKAVFTLGGKQRATSTSSTDTEDHDNSLYEPEVDSDVEIALDKGNYNENAFLPSVGIVMGNQKGESPEEIRQLEQKDSMCKTAEDVLTISITSVTDHVSLPTGLLENAPHIRPITPHPHICVEAHEAFEAREAKPLSSAGARDLSLPLGLPASHSEANKLKQLTSPLSKLAKNIGMNLDPRKIGTKSGVLSPISLSAENSPPERGPNSRDHLLELWDAEKCKTKLIAL; encoded by the exons ATGGAGGTGTTCCAGACTGATTCGCACTATATATTCGTGAAGCGCGACAAGAGTTTGTGGTGGAATCGCAAGACGTCGGAGTTTGCAATCAAAGCGG GATGGGATCTCAGCTCTGTGGACGACATTGAATGCATTGGAGTCACGCATGGAATTGTGGGCGTCATCTCGCTGCCCAATGTCTACGATCCGCACTTGGTCGTCATCAAGGAGGCGACTGCCGTGGGTGTGCTTTATCCTCCGCATTTGGTGTACAAAATCAAGTCGATCTGCATACTGAGTGCCGAGGAGCCAGACGCTGAGCTATCCAACTGCACCAAGCATACCAA AAGCAACCAGTCTACGCCCACTCACAGCAGCGCTTCAACAGCAGCGCAGAATAACAATGCAAACGCCACGTCGGGTGGCGGAGGAAcgggctccggctctggctccggtTCCTCGAAGAGCACCAAGCTCTTTGAAGGCATGAATAAAACCTGGGGCGCTGTGAAGAGTGCTGGGAATACCATAAAGAACACcacacagcaggcagcaaacatGGCCACCAAACAGGTCAAGTCCTCGGTGGGCATACGTGAACCGAAGCACATTGAGCGACGGATCACCGAGGAGCTGCACAAGATATTCGATGACACGGATAGTTTCTACTTCAGTTTCGATTGCGATATCACCAACAATCTGCAGCGCCATGAAGCCAAAATGGAGGAGAGCCAACCGCAGCCGGATGAGCGTTTCTTCTGGAATATGCACATGATCCAGGATATACTTAAAATGAAT GATAAAACATGGATACTGCCCATCATTCAGGGATTTGTGCAGGTGGAGCCGTGTGTCATTGGCAATGAGTGCTTCACATTGGCCTTGGTCTCGCGACGCTCACGACATCGAGCGGGCACACG CTACAAGCGACGCGGCGTGGATGAGAAGGGAAACTGTGCCAATTATGTGGAGACCGAGCAAATACTCTCTTTCCGCCACCATCAATTGTCGTTTACGCAGGTGCGCGGATCCGTACCGATTTATTGGAGTCAGCCCGGCTACAAGTACCGCCCACCGGCGCGTCTTGATCGTGGCGTGGCCGAAACACAGCAAGCCTTCGAGCTGCATTTCACCAAAGAGCTGGAGACCTATGGCCGTGTCTGTATTGTCAATCTGGTGGAGCAAAGTGGCAAGGAGAAGCTCATAGGAGATGCCTATGCCGATCACGTGATTAAATACAACAACGAGCTCATGATCTATGTGACCTTTGACTTTCACGATTACTG CCGCGGCATGCGCTTCGAGAATGTCTCTGCCCTGATTGATGCCGTCGGACCTGAGGCAGGCGCCATGGGCTTCCACTGGCGTGATCAGCGCGGCATGATTTGCAATCAGAAGTCAGTGTTTCGTGTGAATTGCATGGACTGCTTGGATCGCACCAATGTGGTGCAAACGGCCATTGGCAAGGCAGTGCTGGAGTCGCAGCTCGTCAAATTGGGCCTCTCGCCGCCCTACACGCCCATACCCGAGCAGCTCAAGTCACCGTTCATGGTGCTGTGGGCAAACAATGGAGACATTATAAGCCGACAATATGCAGGCACCAATGCCTTGAAG GGGGACTACACGCGAACTGGGGAGCGTAAAATCAGCGGCATGATGAAGGACGGCATGAACTCGGCCAATCG CTATTATTTGGCACGCTTTAAGGACTCTTATCGCCAGGCCACTATCGATCTGATGCTGGGCAACCAAGTCTCCTCGGAATCGCTAAGTGCGCTGGGTGGGCAAGCCGCTCCGGATGAAAATGATGCCGTCGAGAATGCCGAACATGCCAAAATGCTTGTGGAGGATTGTCGCCGCCTGCTTCTGGGCTCTGCTCAGTATCCCGTTGGTGCCTGGGGTCTAATCGATGCAGATCCAAG TTCTGGGGATGCCAGCGAAACGGAAGTGGACTCCATATTGCTGCTAACCGATGACTGCTACATTGTGGCCGAGTACGACTCTCATTTGGATAAAATTGTGCGCTTTGAGaaggtgcagctgcaacagctgcgCATCATAGAGCTGGGCATGCATCAGCAAACGAAAATGTTTCAAGGCCCGGCTCCGGCGCATCTCTGTTTGCGTCTGAACTACAGCGTTGAAGGACAGGAGGGTTACTTCCACATGTTCCGCTCGGCCAATCTGCGCTTCTTCAACAACATGGCGTATGTGATCAAGACGCAGGAGGAGCTTGCCGAATCTCTCAGCTCCATTGTGGAGATGTTTCGCATTGCCTTGGACAATGCTGGCAATACGGATGTCCACTATATCACGGGCGGGGTGCTGCAGCGGCGGAAGAGCAAAGTGCCCATGCTGGATGTACCCAAGAGCGGGATGCCGCGCAACCTTTCCGAATCTCAGCTGGTGCAAATCAGCTCCAAGGCGCTGTCCAATGTCGCCGGGCAGTTCTCGAAATTGGGTCAGACCTTCAAGAAGCCCTCATCGAGCGCCACACAGCATCAAGGCCATTTGGCAGCCACATTCAATCCTCAAGCAATCGAAGCTGGGCAGGAAGCGGCGGAGAAGGCTGTATTCACACTCGGCGGCAAGCAGCGGGCCacgagcaccagcagcacggATACAGAGGACCACGACAATAGTCTCTACGAGCCCGAGGTGGACTCTGATGTTGAGATAGCCCTGGACAAAGGCAACTACAATGAGAATGCCTTCTTGCCCTCGGTGGGCATTGTGATGGGCAATCAGAAGGGCGAATCACCGGAGGAAATTCGGCAACTAGAGCAAAAGGACAGCATGTGCAAGACGGCCGAGGATGTGCTCACAATTTCCATTACCTCGGTCACAGATCATGTTAGTCTGCCCACAGGCCTGCTGGAGAATGCTCCACACATACGACCAATAACGCCCCATCCCCATATCTGTGTGGAGGCGCACGAAGCGTTCGAGGCGCGAGAGGCTAAGCCGCTATCCAG TGCCGGGGCCAGGGATCTTAGCCTGCCGTTGGGATTGCCAGCGTCCCACTCAGAGGCCAACAAACTGAAGCAGCTAACCAGTCCGCTGTCGAAGCTGGCCAAGAACATTGGCATGAACCTGGACCCACGCAAGATAGGCACTAAG AGCGGCGTTCTCTCACCTATCAGTCTGTCGGCCGAGAATTCACCTCCAGAGCGGGGCCCCAACTCGCGCGATCATCTGCTGGAGCTGTGGGATGCCGAGAAGTGTAAAACCAAATTGATAGCCCTATAA
- the LOC117896404 gene encoding phosphatidylinositide phosphatase SAC2 isoform X1, whose translation MEVFQTDSHYIFVKRDKSLWWNRKTSEFAIKAGWDLSSVDDIECIGVTHGIVGVISLPNVYDPHLVVIKEATAVGVLYPPHLVYKIKSICILSAEEPDAELSNCTKHTKSNQSTPTHSSASTAAQNNNANATSGGGGTGSGSGSGSSKSTKLFEGMNKTWGAVKSAGNTIKNTTQQAANMATKQVKSSVGIREPKHIERRITEELHKIFDDTDSFYFSFDCDITNNLQRHEAKMEESQPQPDERFFWNMHMIQDILKMNDKTWILPIIQGFVQVEPCVIGNECFTLALVSRRSRHRAGTRYKRRGVDEKGNCANYVETEQILSFRHHQLSFTQVRGSVPIYWSQPGYKYRPPARLDRGVAETQQAFELHFTKELETYGRVCIVNLVEQSGKEKLIGDAYADHVIKYNNELMIYVTFDFHDYCRGMRFENVSALIDAVGPEAGAMGFHWRDQRGMICNQKSVFRVNCMDCLDRTNVVQTAIGKAVLESQLVKLGLSPPYTPIPEQLKSPFMVLWANNGDIISRQYAGTNALKGDYTRTGERKISGMMKDGMNSANRFFIQNFADSFRQCIIDLMLGQLKQADELQEDEVLGTILQILKPETRAPIRGYYGVGVLAPELKLLESIVTTSYYLARFKDSYRQATIDLMLGNQVSSESLSALGGQAAPDENDAVENAEHAKMLVEDCRRLLLGSAQYPVGAWGLIDADPSSGDASETEVDSILLLTDDCYIVAEYDSHLDKIVRFEKVQLQQLRIIELGMHQQTKMFQGPAPAHLCLRLNYSVEGQEGYFHMFRSANLRFFNNMAYVIKTQEELAESLSSIVEMFRIALDNAGNTDVHYITGGVLQRRKSKVPMLDVPKSGMPRNLSESQLVQISSKALSNVAGQFSKLGQTFKKPSSSATQHQGHLAATFNPQAIEAGQEAAEKAVFTLGGKQRATSTSSTDTEDHDNSLYEPEVDSDVEIALDKGNYNENAFLPSVGIVMGNQKGESPEEIRQLEQKDSMCKTAEDVLTISITSVTDHVSLPTGLLENAPHIRPITPHPHICVEAHEAFEAREAKPLSSAGARDLSLPLGLPASHSEANKLKQLTSPLSKLAKNIGMNLDPRKIGTKSGVLSPISLSAENSPPERGPNSRDHLLELWDAEKCKTKLIAL comes from the exons ATGGAGGTGTTCCAGACTGATTCGCACTATATATTCGTGAAGCGCGACAAGAGTTTGTGGTGGAATCGCAAGACGTCGGAGTTTGCAATCAAAGCGG GATGGGATCTCAGCTCTGTGGACGACATTGAATGCATTGGAGTCACGCATGGAATTGTGGGCGTCATCTCGCTGCCCAATGTCTACGATCCGCACTTGGTCGTCATCAAGGAGGCGACTGCCGTGGGTGTGCTTTATCCTCCGCATTTGGTGTACAAAATCAAGTCGATCTGCATACTGAGTGCCGAGGAGCCAGACGCTGAGCTATCCAACTGCACCAAGCATACCAA AAGCAACCAGTCTACGCCCACTCACAGCAGCGCTTCAACAGCAGCGCAGAATAACAATGCAAACGCCACGTCGGGTGGCGGAGGAAcgggctccggctctggctccggtTCCTCGAAGAGCACCAAGCTCTTTGAAGGCATGAATAAAACCTGGGGCGCTGTGAAGAGTGCTGGGAATACCATAAAGAACACcacacagcaggcagcaaacatGGCCACCAAACAGGTCAAGTCCTCGGTGGGCATACGTGAACCGAAGCACATTGAGCGACGGATCACCGAGGAGCTGCACAAGATATTCGATGACACGGATAGTTTCTACTTCAGTTTCGATTGCGATATCACCAACAATCTGCAGCGCCATGAAGCCAAAATGGAGGAGAGCCAACCGCAGCCGGATGAGCGTTTCTTCTGGAATATGCACATGATCCAGGATATACTTAAAATGAAT GATAAAACATGGATACTGCCCATCATTCAGGGATTTGTGCAGGTGGAGCCGTGTGTCATTGGCAATGAGTGCTTCACATTGGCCTTGGTCTCGCGACGCTCACGACATCGAGCGGGCACACG CTACAAGCGACGCGGCGTGGATGAGAAGGGAAACTGTGCCAATTATGTGGAGACCGAGCAAATACTCTCTTTCCGCCACCATCAATTGTCGTTTACGCAGGTGCGCGGATCCGTACCGATTTATTGGAGTCAGCCCGGCTACAAGTACCGCCCACCGGCGCGTCTTGATCGTGGCGTGGCCGAAACACAGCAAGCCTTCGAGCTGCATTTCACCAAAGAGCTGGAGACCTATGGCCGTGTCTGTATTGTCAATCTGGTGGAGCAAAGTGGCAAGGAGAAGCTCATAGGAGATGCCTATGCCGATCACGTGATTAAATACAACAACGAGCTCATGATCTATGTGACCTTTGACTTTCACGATTACTG CCGCGGCATGCGCTTCGAGAATGTCTCTGCCCTGATTGATGCCGTCGGACCTGAGGCAGGCGCCATGGGCTTCCACTGGCGTGATCAGCGCGGCATGATTTGCAATCAGAAGTCAGTGTTTCGTGTGAATTGCATGGACTGCTTGGATCGCACCAATGTGGTGCAAACGGCCATTGGCAAGGCAGTGCTGGAGTCGCAGCTCGTCAAATTGGGCCTCTCGCCGCCCTACACGCCCATACCCGAGCAGCTCAAGTCACCGTTCATGGTGCTGTGGGCAAACAATGGAGACATTATAAGCCGACAATATGCAGGCACCAATGCCTTGAAG GGGGACTACACGCGAACTGGGGAGCGTAAAATCAGCGGCATGATGAAGGACGGCATGAACTCGGCCAATCG CTTTTTCATACAAAACTTTGCGGACTCGTTTCGCCAGTGCATCATCGATCTGATGCTGGGCCAACTGAAGCAGGCCGATGAGCTGCAAGAGGATGAAGTGCTGGGCACGATACTGCAGATACTCAAACCCGAGACACGTGCACCCATCAGGGGTTATTATGGTGTGGGCGTGCTGGCACCCGAGCTGAAGTTGCTCGAATCCATCGTCACAACCAG CTATTATTTGGCACGCTTTAAGGACTCTTATCGCCAGGCCACTATCGATCTGATGCTGGGCAACCAAGTCTCCTCGGAATCGCTAAGTGCGCTGGGTGGGCAAGCCGCTCCGGATGAAAATGATGCCGTCGAGAATGCCGAACATGCCAAAATGCTTGTGGAGGATTGTCGCCGCCTGCTTCTGGGCTCTGCTCAGTATCCCGTTGGTGCCTGGGGTCTAATCGATGCAGATCCAAG TTCTGGGGATGCCAGCGAAACGGAAGTGGACTCCATATTGCTGCTAACCGATGACTGCTACATTGTGGCCGAGTACGACTCTCATTTGGATAAAATTGTGCGCTTTGAGaaggtgcagctgcaacagctgcgCATCATAGAGCTGGGCATGCATCAGCAAACGAAAATGTTTCAAGGCCCGGCTCCGGCGCATCTCTGTTTGCGTCTGAACTACAGCGTTGAAGGACAGGAGGGTTACTTCCACATGTTCCGCTCGGCCAATCTGCGCTTCTTCAACAACATGGCGTATGTGATCAAGACGCAGGAGGAGCTTGCCGAATCTCTCAGCTCCATTGTGGAGATGTTTCGCATTGCCTTGGACAATGCTGGCAATACGGATGTCCACTATATCACGGGCGGGGTGCTGCAGCGGCGGAAGAGCAAAGTGCCCATGCTGGATGTACCCAAGAGCGGGATGCCGCGCAACCTTTCCGAATCTCAGCTGGTGCAAATCAGCTCCAAGGCGCTGTCCAATGTCGCCGGGCAGTTCTCGAAATTGGGTCAGACCTTCAAGAAGCCCTCATCGAGCGCCACACAGCATCAAGGCCATTTGGCAGCCACATTCAATCCTCAAGCAATCGAAGCTGGGCAGGAAGCGGCGGAGAAGGCTGTATTCACACTCGGCGGCAAGCAGCGGGCCacgagcaccagcagcacggATACAGAGGACCACGACAATAGTCTCTACGAGCCCGAGGTGGACTCTGATGTTGAGATAGCCCTGGACAAAGGCAACTACAATGAGAATGCCTTCTTGCCCTCGGTGGGCATTGTGATGGGCAATCAGAAGGGCGAATCACCGGAGGAAATTCGGCAACTAGAGCAAAAGGACAGCATGTGCAAGACGGCCGAGGATGTGCTCACAATTTCCATTACCTCGGTCACAGATCATGTTAGTCTGCCCACAGGCCTGCTGGAGAATGCTCCACACATACGACCAATAACGCCCCATCCCCATATCTGTGTGGAGGCGCACGAAGCGTTCGAGGCGCGAGAGGCTAAGCCGCTATCCAG TGCCGGGGCCAGGGATCTTAGCCTGCCGTTGGGATTGCCAGCGTCCCACTCAGAGGCCAACAAACTGAAGCAGCTAACCAGTCCGCTGTCGAAGCTGGCCAAGAACATTGGCATGAACCTGGACCCACGCAAGATAGGCACTAAG AGCGGCGTTCTCTCACCTATCAGTCTGTCGGCCGAGAATTCACCTCCAGAGCGGGGCCCCAACTCGCGCGATCATCTGCTGGAGCTGTGGGATGCCGAGAAGTGTAAAACCAAATTGATAGCCCTATAA
- the LOC117896404 gene encoding phosphatidylinositide phosphatase SAC2 isoform X3, with translation MEVFQTDSHYIFVKRDKSLWWNRKTSEFAIKAGWDLSSVDDIECIGVTHGIVGVISLPNVYDPHLVVIKEATAVGVLYPPHLVYKIKSICILSAEEPDAELSNCTKHTKSNQSTPTHSSASTAAQNNNANATSGGGGTGSGSGSGSSKSTKLFEGMNKTWGAVKSAGNTIKNTTQQAANMATKQVKSSVGIREPKHIERRITEELHKIFDDTDSFYFSFDCDITNNLQRHEAKMEESQPQPDERFFWNMHMIQDILKMNDKTWILPIIQGFVQVEPCVIGNECFTLALVSRRSRHRAGTRYKRRGVDEKGNCANYVETEQILSFRHHQLSFTQVRGSVPIYWSQPGYKYRPPARLDRGVAETQQAFELHFTKELETYGRVCIVNLVEQSGKEKLIGDAYADHVIKYNNELMIYVTFDFHDYCRGMRFENVSALIDAVGPEAGAMGFHWRDQRGMICNQKSVFRVNCMDCLDRTNVVQTAIGKAVLESQLVKLGLSPPYTPIPEQLKSPFMVLWANNGDIISRQYAGTNALKGDYTRTGERKISGMMKDGMNSANRFFIQNFADSFRQCIIDLMLGQLKQADELQEDEVLGTILQILKPETRAPIRGYYGVGVLAPELKLLESIVTTRCEAADEVDGQANEVRQFKLQFLVAPIVTVSCFIISQKLLFGTL, from the exons ATGGAGGTGTTCCAGACTGATTCGCACTATATATTCGTGAAGCGCGACAAGAGTTTGTGGTGGAATCGCAAGACGTCGGAGTTTGCAATCAAAGCGG GATGGGATCTCAGCTCTGTGGACGACATTGAATGCATTGGAGTCACGCATGGAATTGTGGGCGTCATCTCGCTGCCCAATGTCTACGATCCGCACTTGGTCGTCATCAAGGAGGCGACTGCCGTGGGTGTGCTTTATCCTCCGCATTTGGTGTACAAAATCAAGTCGATCTGCATACTGAGTGCCGAGGAGCCAGACGCTGAGCTATCCAACTGCACCAAGCATACCAA AAGCAACCAGTCTACGCCCACTCACAGCAGCGCTTCAACAGCAGCGCAGAATAACAATGCAAACGCCACGTCGGGTGGCGGAGGAAcgggctccggctctggctccggtTCCTCGAAGAGCACCAAGCTCTTTGAAGGCATGAATAAAACCTGGGGCGCTGTGAAGAGTGCTGGGAATACCATAAAGAACACcacacagcaggcagcaaacatGGCCACCAAACAGGTCAAGTCCTCGGTGGGCATACGTGAACCGAAGCACATTGAGCGACGGATCACCGAGGAGCTGCACAAGATATTCGATGACACGGATAGTTTCTACTTCAGTTTCGATTGCGATATCACCAACAATCTGCAGCGCCATGAAGCCAAAATGGAGGAGAGCCAACCGCAGCCGGATGAGCGTTTCTTCTGGAATATGCACATGATCCAGGATATACTTAAAATGAAT GATAAAACATGGATACTGCCCATCATTCAGGGATTTGTGCAGGTGGAGCCGTGTGTCATTGGCAATGAGTGCTTCACATTGGCCTTGGTCTCGCGACGCTCACGACATCGAGCGGGCACACG CTACAAGCGACGCGGCGTGGATGAGAAGGGAAACTGTGCCAATTATGTGGAGACCGAGCAAATACTCTCTTTCCGCCACCATCAATTGTCGTTTACGCAGGTGCGCGGATCCGTACCGATTTATTGGAGTCAGCCCGGCTACAAGTACCGCCCACCGGCGCGTCTTGATCGTGGCGTGGCCGAAACACAGCAAGCCTTCGAGCTGCATTTCACCAAAGAGCTGGAGACCTATGGCCGTGTCTGTATTGTCAATCTGGTGGAGCAAAGTGGCAAGGAGAAGCTCATAGGAGATGCCTATGCCGATCACGTGATTAAATACAACAACGAGCTCATGATCTATGTGACCTTTGACTTTCACGATTACTG CCGCGGCATGCGCTTCGAGAATGTCTCTGCCCTGATTGATGCCGTCGGACCTGAGGCAGGCGCCATGGGCTTCCACTGGCGTGATCAGCGCGGCATGATTTGCAATCAGAAGTCAGTGTTTCGTGTGAATTGCATGGACTGCTTGGATCGCACCAATGTGGTGCAAACGGCCATTGGCAAGGCAGTGCTGGAGTCGCAGCTCGTCAAATTGGGCCTCTCGCCGCCCTACACGCCCATACCCGAGCAGCTCAAGTCACCGTTCATGGTGCTGTGGGCAAACAATGGAGACATTATAAGCCGACAATATGCAGGCACCAATGCCTTGAAG GGGGACTACACGCGAACTGGGGAGCGTAAAATCAGCGGCATGATGAAGGACGGCATGAACTCGGCCAATCG CTTTTTCATACAAAACTTTGCGGACTCGTTTCGCCAGTGCATCATCGATCTGATGCTGGGCCAACTGAAGCAGGCCGATGAGCTGCAAGAGGATGAAGTGCTGGGCACGATACTGCAGATACTCAAACCCGAGACACGTGCACCCATCAGGGGTTATTATGGTGTGGGCGTGCTGGCACCCGAGCTGAAGTTGCTCGAATCCATCGTCACAACCAGGTGCGAAGCTGCAGATGAAGTCGATGGCCAAGCTAACGAAGTCAGGCAGTTCAAGTTACAGTTTTTAGTTGCTCCAATTGTTACAGTATcttgttttattatttcacAAAAG CTATTATTTGGCACGCTTTAA